Proteins from a single region of Synchiropus splendidus isolate RoL2022-P1 chromosome 3, RoL_Sspl_1.0, whole genome shotgun sequence:
- the plod3 gene encoding multifunctional procollagen lysine hydroxylase and glycosyltransferase LH3 has protein sequence MSPCGLLCPLTLAILLSCASAEQRKLSPENLLVITAATEETDGFKRFMRTAKEFNYTVKVLGLGEDWKGGDIARTVGGGQKVRWLKKELLKHADKEDLLILFVDSYDVIFASGPGELLHKFSRLGHRVVFSAEGFCWPDQRLASKYPQVNSGKRYLNSGGFIGYAPELSNMVQQWKFKDNDDDQLFYTKIYLDKAQRTKFNMTLDHRSRIFQNLNGAVDEVVLKFERARVRTRNVAYDTLPVIIHGNGPTKLQLNYLSNYVPTAWTYENGCGNCDEDLLLLTDTPDEEMPLVHVAVFIEHPTPFMEDFLERLSTLNYPVDRIHLFIHNNVVYHEQHIQRFWEKYRALFPDAVLVGPEENLSEDKARNMAVEACKKDPQCDYYFSMDSDVALTNPDTLRILIEENKSVIAPMLSKHGKLWSNFWGALSPEGYYSRSEDYIEIVQGKRVGLWNVPYISQAYLVKGSVLRSKLAAVSMYVSDGMDADMVFCRQVRDQGIFMFVSNRDEFGRLVSSANFNTSRLHPDMWQIFDNPVDWREKYIHENYSKIFEDEKNFVEQPCPDVYWFPAFSEKMCDHLVETMEDYGTWSGGNHKDERLAGGYENVPTVDIHMNQISFEKEWLKFLKDYITPVTEKLYPGYYPKAQAIMNFVVRYRPDEQPSLRPHHDSSTFTINIALNSKHVDYEGGGCRFLRYDCKVESPRKGWSFMHPGRLTHYHEGLPTTRGTRYIMVSFVDP, from the exons ATGTCTCCGTGCGGTCTTCTCTGCCCGCTGACCCTCGCCATTCTTCTGAGCTGTGCTTCGGCAGAGCAGCGGAAGCTCTCTCCAG AAAACCTGTTGGTGATCACCGCGGCCACAGAGGAGACGGATGGTTTCAAGCGGTTCATGAGGACAGCCAAGGAGTTCAATTACACTGTGAAG GTCCTGGGTCTGGGTGAGGACTGGAAAGGAGGTGATATCGCTCGGACGGTGGGGGGAGGTCAGAAAGTCAGGtggctgaagaaggagctgctgaAACATGCTGACAAAGAGGACCTGCTCATTCTGTTCGTGGACAG CTACGATGTGATTTTTGCGTCGGGTCCTGGGGAGCTGCTGCACAAGTTCTCTCGTCTGGGTCACAGAGTGGTCTTCTCAGCAGAAGGTTTTTGCTGGCCTGACCAGAGACTAGCCTCCAAATACCCCCAAGTGAATTCAGGGAAACGCTACCTCAACTCTGGAG GGTTCATTGGCTATGCTCCTGAACTCAGCAACATGGTCCAACAGTGGAAGTTCAAGGACAACGATGACGACCAGCTCTTTTACACCAAAATCTACCTGGACAAGGCGCAGCGG ACCAAGTTCAACATGACCTTGGATCATCGCTCCAGAATCTTCCAGAACCTTAATGGAGCAGTTG ATGAAGTGGTGCTGAAGTTTGAGAGGGCGAGAGTCAGGACCAGGAATGTGGCGTATGACACGCTGCCTGTCATCATCCATGGCAATGGGCCGACCAAG CTGCAGCTCAACTACCTGAGTAACTACGTCCCGACGGCGTGGACCTATGAGAACGGTTGTGGGAACTGTGATGAAGACCTGCTGCTCTTGACCGACACGCCC GATGAAGAAATGCCTCTGGTTCACGTGGCCGTGTTCATTGAGCATCCCACGCCCTTCATGGAGGACTTCCTGGAGCGACTGTCCACGCTCAACTACCCTGTAGACAGGATTCATCTCTTCATCCACAATAAT GTTGTGTATCATGAGCAGCACATTCAGAGGTTCTGGGAGAAGTACCGGGCTTTGTTCCCTGATGCAGTGCTGGTTGGACCGGAGGAGAATCTGAGCGAGGACAAAGCCAGGAATATGGCAGT GGAGGCGTGTAAGAAAGACCCACAGTGTGATTACTACTTCAGCATGGACTCTGATGTCGCCCTGACAAACCCTGACACTCTCAGGATTCTTATTGAGGAGAACAA GTCCGTCATCGCTCCAATGCTGTCCAAACATGGGAAGCTGTGGAGTAACTTTTGGGGCGCTCTGAGCCCTGAAGGCTACTACTCCCGCTCGGAAGACTACATCGAGATCGTCCAGGGCAAGAGGGT AGGCCTGTGGAATGTCCCCTACATCAGCCAGGCCTACCTGGTGAAGGGCAGCGTGCTGCGGTCCAAACTGGCGGCGGTCAGCATGTACGTGAGCGACGGGATGGACGCCGATATGGTGTTCTGCCGGCAAGTCAGAGACCAG GGgatcttcatgtttgtctcCAACCGCGACGAGTTTGGTCGCCTGGTGTCTTCAGCTAACTTCAACACATCTCGACTGCACCCCGACATGTGGCAGATATTCGACAACCCAGTG GACTGGAGGGAGAAGTACATCCATGAAAACTACTCCAAGATCTTTGAAGATGAGAAGAACTTTGTGGAGCAG CCCTGTCCAGACGTCTACTGGTTCCCAGCCTTTTCAGAGAAGATGTGCGACCACCTGGTGGAGACCATGGAGGACTATGGTACCTGGTCGGGGGGCAACCACAAG GACGAGCGACTGGCTGGCGGCTACGAGAACGTTCCGACCGTGGACATCCACATGAATCAGATCAGCTTTGAAAAAGAGTGGCTCAAGTTCCTCAAGGATTACATCACCCCAGTCACTGAGAAACTCTATCCCGGCTACTACCCCAAG GCTCAAGCCATCATGAACTTCGTGGTGCGTTATCGTCCAGATGAGCAGCCATCTTTACGGCCTCATCAcgactcctccaccttcaccatcaACATCGCcctcaacagcaaacatgtggACTATGAG GGTGGAGGCTGCAGGTTTCTTCGCTACGACTGTAAAGTTGAGTCTCCCAGGAAGGGCTGGTCCTTCATGCATCCGGGCCGCCTGACCCACTACCACGAGGGCCTTCCAACAACGAGAGGGACCAGGTACATCATGGTGTCCTTTGTAGACCCGTAG
- the LOC128755905 gene encoding cytochrome b5 domain-containing protein 1 isoform X1, with the protein MHSTGQEVRGAVKDGEKEKRPNFFTPTQVAAHNTTTDLWVSYLGKVCDLTPLAMQHEDDPLLVPILEFAGKDISSWFDVETKDLQTYIHPLTNCVSYYTPRGRFLHVPPAGPRSDWATDVSPPWWKDERYVVGRLTVKTRWIRVINTLTSQEQRLEVCTEETMEEILKRYLLYNSHASSYTWKFEGTCLDMSRTLCENNIPDQDMELEQLRLDRDLFTPAILLYFNDDLTEG; encoded by the exons ATGCATTCCACAGGGCAGGAAGTGAGG GGTGCTGTCAAGGATGGTGAGAAAGAGAAGAGGCCAAACTTCTTCACGCCCACTCAGGTAGCGGCTCATAACACCACAACTGACCTGTGGGTGTCctacctgggcaaagtgtgcgATCTCACGCCTTTGGCAATGCAACATGAAG ATGACCCATTGTTGGTGCCCATTTTGGAGTTTGCAGGCAAAGATATCAGCAGCTGGTTTGATGTGGAGACCAAAGAT TTGCAGACTTATATTCACCCTCTGACAAATTGTGTGAGTTACTACACACCCAGAGGGCGCTTTCTGCACGTCCCTCCAGCTGGCCCTCGCTCTGACTGGGCCACGGATGTCAGCCCGCCGTGGTGGAAAGATGAGCGATATGTGGTCGGGCGGCTGACGGTGAAGACGAGGTGGATCCGGGTCATAAACACCCTGACATCCCAGGAACAGCGGCTTGAG GTGTGCACTGAGGAAACAATGGAGGAGATTTTGAAGCGTTACCTACTCTACAACTCACATGCCAGCAGCTACACATGGAAGTTTGAGGGCACGTGTCTGGACATGAGCAGGACGCTCTGTGAAAACAATATCCCAGACCAAGACatggagctggagcagctgcgCTTGGACCGGGACCTCTTCACCCCTGCCATTCTGCTGTACTTCAATGACGATCTGACGGAGGGATGA
- the LOC128755905 gene encoding cytochrome b5 domain-containing protein 1 isoform X2 — protein MGAVKDGEKEKRPNFFTPTQVAAHNTTTDLWVSYLGKVCDLTPLAMQHEDDPLLVPILEFAGKDISSWFDVETKDLQTYIHPLTNCVSYYTPRGRFLHVPPAGPRSDWATDVSPPWWKDERYVVGRLTVKTRWIRVINTLTSQEQRLEVCTEETMEEILKRYLLYNSHASSYTWKFEGTCLDMSRTLCENNIPDQDMELEQLRLDRDLFTPAILLYFNDDLTEG, from the exons ATG GGTGCTGTCAAGGATGGTGAGAAAGAGAAGAGGCCAAACTTCTTCACGCCCACTCAGGTAGCGGCTCATAACACCACAACTGACCTGTGGGTGTCctacctgggcaaagtgtgcgATCTCACGCCTTTGGCAATGCAACATGAAG ATGACCCATTGTTGGTGCCCATTTTGGAGTTTGCAGGCAAAGATATCAGCAGCTGGTTTGATGTGGAGACCAAAGAT TTGCAGACTTATATTCACCCTCTGACAAATTGTGTGAGTTACTACACACCCAGAGGGCGCTTTCTGCACGTCCCTCCAGCTGGCCCTCGCTCTGACTGGGCCACGGATGTCAGCCCGCCGTGGTGGAAAGATGAGCGATATGTGGTCGGGCGGCTGACGGTGAAGACGAGGTGGATCCGGGTCATAAACACCCTGACATCCCAGGAACAGCGGCTTGAG GTGTGCACTGAGGAAACAATGGAGGAGATTTTGAAGCGTTACCTACTCTACAACTCACATGCCAGCAGCTACACATGGAAGTTTGAGGGCACGTGTCTGGACATGAGCAGGACGCTCTGTGAAAACAATATCCCAGACCAAGACatggagctggagcagctgcgCTTGGACCGGGACCTCTTCACCCCTGCCATTCTGCTGTACTTCAATGACGATCTGACGGAGGGATGA